The following are encoded in a window of Maridesulfovibrio bastinii DSM 16055 genomic DNA:
- a CDS encoding N4-gp56 family major capsid protein, which produces MATTMYGDISDDVAGYVVPGFLRRADNWNIFGKFGQSIKMPKNKSTVAKWHGYEALAPAKTPLAEGVNPSGKKLVRRDVTAELEVFGDFIEITDVIVDTHEDPVLNESMEVLGDQAGQTLDMVMEGRLRGGTNVIYSGGTTRATVTKPITKSVQRLATRALKRQKASKITKVLSSDVKYGSEAVAAAYVGITHSDCESDIREIPGFVPVEKYGQISPYENEIGKVEDVRYLVSTSIEPMADAGGAKGASGAEMLSQSGTMTDVYPIYFIGADAYGDVAIKGKDSVIPKVVNPETPSKSDKLGRKGHVGWKTYYATAILNDAWMVRVEVGVTETPADA; this is translated from the coding sequence ATGGCGACAACAATGTATGGCGATATCAGTGACGATGTTGCCGGTTATGTGGTTCCGGGATTCCTGAGACGGGCCGATAACTGGAATATTTTCGGTAAATTCGGGCAGTCTATCAAGATGCCTAAAAATAAAAGCACTGTTGCCAAGTGGCATGGCTACGAAGCCCTTGCCCCGGCGAAAACCCCGCTGGCTGAAGGTGTCAATCCTTCCGGTAAAAAACTGGTCAGGCGGGATGTTACTGCAGAACTTGAGGTGTTCGGTGACTTTATCGAAATCACCGATGTGATTGTGGATACACACGAAGACCCGGTTCTTAACGAGTCCATGGAAGTTCTTGGCGATCAGGCCGGGCAGACTCTGGATATGGTTATGGAAGGCCGGCTGCGTGGTGGCACAAATGTCATCTACTCTGGCGGAACAACCAGAGCCACGGTAACAAAACCGATTACAAAAAGTGTTCAGCGGCTGGCAACAAGGGCTTTAAAGCGTCAGAAGGCCAGCAAGATCACCAAAGTGCTTTCATCTGATGTCAAATATGGTTCGGAAGCTGTAGCAGCTGCTTATGTCGGGATTACTCATTCTGATTGTGAATCCGACATCAGGGAAATTCCGGGTTTTGTCCCGGTTGAAAAATATGGACAGATATCACCGTATGAAAATGAGATCGGTAAAGTGGAAGATGTACGTTATCTGGTTTCCACTTCCATTGAGCCTATGGCTGATGCCGGTGGTGCCAAGGGTGCTTCCGGTGCAGAGATGCTTTCTCAGTCCGGCACTATGACTGATGTCTATCCCATCTACTTCATAGGTGCTGATGCTTATGGTGACGTTGCCATCAAAGGCAAGGATTCTGTTATCCCCAAGGTGGTTAACCCTGAAACACCAAGTAAAAGTGACAAGCTCGGCCGCAAGGGCCATGTGGGCTGGAAAACCTATTATGCCACTGCCATTTTGAATGATGCCTGGATGGTTCGTGTTGAAGTAGGTGTAACTGAAACCCCTGCTGATGCCTAA